A stretch of DNA from Catenulispora acidiphila DSM 44928:
AGCTGGCGCCGACCACGACGCTGAACTTCGGCACGGCGGCGCAGGACACGGCGTTGACCAGCTTGGCGCCGTGTTTGGTGATGCCGCCGGCCTCGTACTCGGCACCGACCATGAAGCCGTTGATGTTGTGCAGGAACACCAGCGGGATGTCGCGCTGGGCGCACAGTTCGATGAAGTTGGTGGCCTTCTGCGCGCTCTCGGAGAACAACACCCCGTCGTTGATCAGGACGCCGACCGGGTAGCCGCCGATGTGGCCGGTCCCGCACACCATCGTCGGACCGAACCGGGACCGGTACTCGGTGAACTCGCTGCCGTCGAGCAGCCGGGCCAGGATCTCCCGGGCCGGGATGTGCTCGCGCAGTCCGGCGCTGACCACGCCGGCCAACTCGGCCGGGTCGTGCAGCGGCGGGCGGGGCACGGCCGGCGGGGCGGGCACCGGCGCGCCGGCGGTCCGGGCGGCGATGTCGCGCACGAGCGCCAGGGCGTGCTCGTCGTTCTCGGCGATGTGGTCGGCCACGCCGGTGACGCGGCTGTGCAGGTCCGCGCCGCCCAGGGTCTCGGCGTCGACGACCTCGCCGGTGGCGGCGCGCACCAGCTGCGGGCCGCCCAGGAACACCGTCCCGGTGCCGCGCACGATGACCGTCTCGTCGCACATGGCCGGGATGTAGGCGCCGCCGGCTGTGCAGGACCCCATCACCGCGGCGATCTGCGGCAGGCCGAGCGCCGACATCTCGGCGATGTTGCGGAAGATCCGCCCGAGGTGGTGCTCGTCGGGGAACAGGTCCTGCTGCATCGGCAGGAACACCCCGCCGGAGTCGACCAGGTAGATCGAGGGCAGGCCGTTCTCCCGCGCGATGTCCTGGGCCCGCAGGTGCTTGCGGACGGTGAGCGGGAAGTAGGTGCCGCCCTTGACCGTGGCGTCGTTGGCCACGATCATCGCCGGCCGGCCCGCGACCACGCCGATGCCGGCCACCAGGGCGGCGGAGGGCACCGGCTGCTCGTAGACGCTGTGTCCGGCCAGTTGCCCGATCTCCTGGAAGGGCGTGCCGGGGTCCAGCAGGCCGGCCACCCGCTGGCGGGCGGTGAGTTTGCCGCGCTCGGCGTGCCGCTGCCGGGACCGGGCGTCGCCCCCGGCGATGGCGGAGGCCCGGGCCTCGGCCACCACGCGGCGCTTGGCGTCGAAGTCCCGGACGTTGCGCGCGTAGTCCTCGGAGCGCGGGTCGAGGCGGGAGCGCAGGATGGTGCTCACCGGCGCTCGGCTCCGGCCCCGACCGCGTTCCCGGCCTGAGCCCACGCACCGGTCCCGGCCGAGCCGAGCTCGTCGCGCAGTTCCTTCAGCAGCCCGGCGAAGGTCTCGATCTCGGTGCGGGTCATGTTCGCGCGCAGCATGAGGCGCAGACCGGCCCGGCCGCGGCCGATGATCGGGAAGAAGATGGGGGAGGCGTAGAAGCCCCGCTCGAGCAGCCGCTGCGCGAGCTGCACCGTCGCGTCCTCCTTGCCGATCTCGACGAAGCGGATCGGCAGCCCGTCGCGGCTCTGCTCGGTCTGGACCAGGCCGTCGAACAGGTCGATGTTGTCCTGCAGCCGCTTTTGCAGCCCGGCGAACTCCTCGGTCGCGTGCAGCGCCACCGAGGCTTTGATCGCTCCGAGCCCGGCGGTGTTGACCCGCTGGGACCACATGAGCGGGCCGTTGCGCAGCGCCAGGTTCTTGCGTTCGTCCGAGCCCTGCGGGCCCAGGAATATCGCACCGCCGGAGGCGCCGAAGCCCTTGTTGAGCGAGGCGATGATGATGGTGCGGTCGGTGATCCGGCCGCCGAG
This window harbors:
- a CDS encoding carboxyl transferase domain-containing protein — encoded protein: MSTILRSRLDPRSEDYARNVRDFDAKRRVVAEARASAIAGGDARSRQRHAERGKLTARQRVAGLLDPGTPFQEIGQLAGHSVYEQPVPSAALVAGIGVVAGRPAMIVANDATVKGGTYFPLTVRKHLRAQDIARENGLPSIYLVDSGGVFLPMQQDLFPDEHHLGRIFRNIAEMSALGLPQIAAVMGSCTAGGAYIPAMCDETVIVRGTGTVFLGGPQLVRAATGEVVDAETLGGADLHSRVTGVADHIAENDEHALALVRDIAARTAGAPVPAPPAVPRPPLHDPAELAGVVSAGLREHIPAREILARLLDGSEFTEYRSRFGPTMVCGTGHIGGYPVGVLINDGVLFSESAQKATNFIELCAQRDIPLVFLHNINGFMVGAEYEAGGITKHGAKLVNAVSCAAVPKFSVVVGASYGAGNFAMCGRSMGPWQMAMWPSAKSTVVGAEQTATVMALIRSDQLAKEGRTLSPEEEEAIRKPIIDAYEEQAQPLYYAARLWVDAIIDPGQTREWLTLCLATAAGAPRRQTSFGVFRM